The Thermococcus sp. MAR1 DNA window ATAGCCCCTCCAATACCTAAATTAACCGGTAAATCTAAATATTTAGCTTCTGTTCTTTGTGCAATGTCTAAAGTATTATCTGTTGAACAATCATTCACAATTAAAATATCTAAGTTTAAAATACCCCGTAGGTTTTCTTTAATCTCAGTAACCAAATCAGCAAGTGATGCTGCTTCATTAAAACATGGGATAATAATTAAACCTCTA harbors:
- a CDS encoding glycosyltransferase: MHLYRGLIIIPCFNEAASLADLVTEIKENLRGILNLDILIVNDCSTDNTLDIAQRTEAKYLDLPVNLGIGGA